In one window of Acipenser ruthenus chromosome 34, fAciRut3.2 maternal haplotype, whole genome shotgun sequence DNA:
- the LOC117409789 gene encoding transmembrane protein 205 isoform X2, translating into MATEGEPTDLVKITHLLILAGSWGMQLWVTFVSGFVLAAGVSRHTFGLVQSKLFPFYFYGVLVSSFLNLAVYAAYHPRELLDTHEAVQMALFFSCVLLAGLNAQWFSPSVTEAMFLMQEVEREHGLGGEVGVRTSKEAYSKLREQDPKYKSLRGTFYRYHGLSSLCNLLCVVCTGASLVYTALNLRTV; encoded by the exons ATGGCTACAGAGGGAGAACCCACAGACCTGGTGAAAATCACCCATCTGCTGATCCTGGCTGGCTCGTGGGGCATGCAGCTCTGGGTCACGTTTGTATCAG GTTTCGTGCTGGCGGCTGGGGTCTCTCGTCACACCTTCGGCTTGGTCCAGAGCAAGCTGTTCCCCTTCTATTTCTACGGCGTGCTCGTCTCCTCCTTCCTGAACCTGGCGGTCTACGCAGCGTACCACCCCCGGGAGCTGCTCGACACACAcgaggctgtgcag ATGGCTCTGTTTTTCTCCTGCGTGCTGTTAGCAGGCCTCAACGCCCAGTGGTTCAGCCCCTCGGTGACGGAGGCGATGTTCCTCATGCAGGAGGTGGAGAGGGAGCACGGACTGGGAGGGGAGGTGGGCGTGCGCACCAGCAAGGAAGCCTACAGCAAGCTCCGAGAGCAGGACCCCAAATACAAGAGCCTGCGAGGGACCTTCTACAGATACCACGGGCTCTCCTCTCTGTGCAACCTGCTGTGTGTCGTCTGCACCGGAGCCAGCCTGGTCTACACTGCTCTCAACCTCCGCACTGTGTGA
- the LOC117402124 gene encoding uncharacterized protein LOC117402124 encodes MNTERLRAYSQLSADENGDTRPSPSPGINETQLFEAQKMLKDDLEAVKRHLFAQAKSVEAFNRTITLLERERSQQFNKIRAFQEELRRLGQVVDRQNQDSQLEKRFQALSQELSGKLLFLRGLIEQGTTQHLQTPLPGCSPGLPLCDSQRQEALNDITQEISESKKFLWEEMEAIRAEIDDIKQKLKPQEESWVRGVDDDKAGGMGRERCGQNEERLTDGCQSSLHNEEREQEITALRSAIIELQEQVRILLVSKNMPTGVRERRRRQRKLVRRVLATGSTTGESEDSDIGRAFGLAPESEGLSSSAEDMNRAGRQQP; translated from the exons ATGAACACTGAGAGACTGAGAGCCTACTCACAGCTGAGTGCAGACGAGAATGGAGACACCCGG CCGTCCCCGAGCCCTGGAATAAACG AAACTCAGCTGTTTGAAGCACAGAAGATGTTGAAAGATGACTTGGAAGCTGTCAAAAGGCACCTGTTCGCCCAAGCGAAG TCCGTGGAAGCCTTCAATCGAACCATCACCCTgctggaaagagagagaagccagCAGTTTAACAAGATCAGAGCATTTCAAG AGGAGCTCCGCAGGCTAGGCCAGGTTGTGGACAGACAGAACCAAGACTCCCAGCTAGAGAAGCGTTTCCAGGCCCTGAGCCAGGAGCTGTCTGGGAAGCTGCTCTTCCTTCGAGGCCTCATTGAGCAGGGAACCACCCAGCACCTCCAAACTCCACTCCCAGGCTGCAGCCCGGGCCTACCCCTGTGTGACAGTCAGAGACAGGAGGCCCTCAATGACATCACCCAGGAGATATCCGAGAG CAAGAAGTTCTTATGGGAAGAAATGGAGGCGATCAGGGCAGAAATTGATGACATCAAGCAGAAACTCA AGCCCCAAGAGGAGAGCTGGGTGAGGGGTGTGGATGATGACAAGGCAGGAGGAATGGGACGAGAGCGCTGTGGTCAG AACGAGGAGCGTCTGACTGACGGCTGTCAGAGCAGCCTTCACAAcgaggagagagagcaggagatcACAGCTCTGAG gtcgGCAATCATCGAGCTGCAAGAGCAAGTCCGAATCCTTCTCGTCTCCAAAAACATGCCGACCGGAGTGCGAG AGAGGCGCAGACGGCAGAGAAAGCTGGTGAGGAGGGTGCTGGCGACGGGCAGCACCACGGGCGAGAGCGAGGACTCTGATATCGGCCGGGCATTCGGTCTGGCGCCTGAGAGCGAGGGACTGAGCTCCTCTGCCGAGGACATGAATCGGGCAGGCCGGCAGCAGCCCTAG
- the LOC117965540 gene encoding transcription elongation factor 1 homolog translates to MGRRKSKRKPPPKKKMTGNLDTQFTCPFCNHEKSCDVKMERTRNTGVISCTVCLEEFQTPITYLSEPVDVYSDWIDACEAANQ, encoded by the exons ATGGGCCGCAGGAAGTCGAAGCGAAAGCCGCCTCCCAAGAAGAAGATGACTGGGAATCTGGACACTCAGTTTACCTGCCCGTTCTGCAACCACGAGAAGTCCTGCGACGTCAAAAT GGAGAGGACTCGGAACACAGGCGTGATCTCGTGTACAGTGTGTCTGGAAGAGTTCCAGACTCCAATAACGT ATCTCTCGGAACCAGTTGACGTGTACAGCGATTGGATAGACGCCTGCGAGGCAGCCAATCAGTAG
- the LOC117409789 gene encoding uncharacterized protein LOC117409789 isoform X1: MATEGEPTDLVKITHLLILAGSWGMQLWVTFVSGFVLAAGVSRHTFGLVQSKLFPFYFYGVLVSSFLNLAVYAAYHPRELLDTHEAVQVRDELLHRHTRGCADGSVFLLRAVSRPQRPVVQPLGDGGDVPHAGGGEGARTGRGGGRAHQQGSLQQAPRAGPQIQEPARDLLQIPRALLSVQPAVCRLHRSQPGLHCSQPPHCVRQGWEPHGGSGKHRRPALASVRLCCN, encoded by the exons ATGGCTACAGAGGGAGAACCCACAGACCTGGTGAAAATCACCCATCTGCTGATCCTGGCTGGCTCGTGGGGCATGCAGCTCTGGGTCACGTTTGTATCAG GTTTCGTGCTGGCGGCTGGGGTCTCTCGTCACACCTTCGGCTTGGTCCAGAGCAAGCTGTTCCCCTTCTATTTCTACGGCGTGCTCGTCTCCTCCTTCCTGAACCTGGCGGTCTACGCAGCGTACCACCCCCGGGAGCTGCTCGACACACAcgaggctgtgcaggtgagggatgagctgctccacagacacacacgaggctgtgcag ATGGCTCTGTTTTTCTCCTGCGTGCTGTTAGCAGGCCTCAACGCCCAGTGGTTCAGCCCCTCGGTGACGGAGGCGATGTTCCTCATGCAGGAGGTGGAGAGGGAGCACGGACTGGGAGGGGAGGTGGGCGTGCGCACCAGCAAGGAAGCCTACAGCAAGCTCCGAGAGCAGGACCCCAAATACAAGAGCCTGCGAGGGACCTTCTACAGATACCACGGGCTCTCCTCTCTGTGCAACCTGCTGTGTGTCGTCTGCACCGGAGCCAGCCTGGTCTACACTGCTCTCAACCTCCGCACTGTGTGAGGCAGGGCTGGGAGCCACACGGGGGCTCCGGAAAGCATCGCAGACCAGCCCTCGCCAGCGTGCGGCTGTGCTGCAACTAA
- the LOC117409841 gene encoding calponin-1 — protein MSSGHFNKGPAYGLSAEIKNKLAQKYDAQKEEELRLWIEDVTGRKIAGGFMEGLKDGVVLCELINKLQPGSVRKINQSTQNWHQLENIGNFIKAITEYGLRPNDIFEANDLFENFNHTQVQSTLITLAGVAKTKGFRSKFEVGVKFAERQHRQFNPEQLREGRNIIGLQMGTNKFASQKGMTSYGTRRHLYDPKSGSEKPMDQSTISLQMGTNKGASQSGMTAPGTKRQIYEQKLGMEKCDSMNVSLQMGTNKMASQQGMTVYGLGRQVYDPKYCGNGEQLNLSEDYNSHNSQDYCD, from the exons CTAGCCCAGAAGTATGACGCCCAGAAAGAGGAGGAGCTTCGGCTGTGGATCGAGGACGTGACGGGCAGGAAGATAGCGGGGGGCTTCATGGAGGGGCTGAAGGATGGGGTGGTGCTGTGCGA ATTGATCAACAAACTGCAGCCAGGATCAGTCAGAAAAATCAACCAGTCCACACAAAACTGGCACCAG CTAGAAAACATTGGTAACTTCATCAAGGCCATCACAGAGTATGGTTTGAGACCCAACGATATTTTCGAAGCCAACGACCTCTTTGAGAATTTTAACCACACCCAAGTCCAGAGCACTCTCATAACGCTGGCAGGAGTG GCCAAGACCAAAGGTTTCCGTTCCAAGTTTGAAGTGGGGGTGAAGTTCGCTGAGAGGCAGCACAGACAGTTCAACCCAGAGCAGCTGAGGGAAGGACGAAACATCATCGGACTGCAG ATGGGCACCAACAAGTTTGCCAGCCAGAAGGGCATGACATCATATGGGACCCGACGCCACCTGTACGACCCCAAGAGTGGCTCGGAGAAGCCCATGGACCAGTCGACCATCAGCCTCCAGATGGGAACCAACAAGGGAGCCAGCCAG TCTGGTATGACAGCCCCTGGCACCAAGCGTCAGATCTATGAGCAGAAGCTGGGCATGGAGAAATGCGATTCCATGAACGTGTCACTCCAGATGGGCACCAACAAGATGGCCTCCCAGCAAGGCATGACTGTCTACGGGCTGGGGAGGCAGGTCTACGACCCCAAGTACTGCGGCAACGGAGAGCAACTAAACCTCTCCGAGGATTACAACTCTCACAACTCCCAAGACTACTGCGACTAG